In Sporosarcina sp. PTS2304, a genomic segment contains:
- a CDS encoding sensor domain-containing diguanylate cyclase — protein MKKLLTASFQLVIAECDGEILELNKKFQQTFDYQATELILTDFHVIGQKLPSICAWKQLLKQACKEGQWIGQLGLSLKNGEFVEFQTTVIPFDIPGQSNRQILLIVHDVSKVSEVEKWRNLACLHDLSLLPNRRSFQLESESILQRAEQLHMKVAVLYIDIDSFKCINDTFGHRAGNEVLQELGRRFKTSCSTNRYIFHFSGDEFVILTLFEDTYEEEVKTILSLCRAPFSIKDQMLVIDVSVGVSVYPEQGNDINQLLHYADTEMYAAKQSMRANLDCYESERNLLQIEIEEASKF, from the coding sequence ATGAAAAAACTATTAACTGCTTCCTTTCAATTGGTCATAGCGGAATGTGACGGTGAAATTCTAGAGTTGAATAAAAAGTTTCAGCAAACATTTGATTATCAAGCAACAGAATTGATATTAACGGATTTTCACGTGATAGGACAAAAGCTACCATCCATCTGTGCATGGAAGCAATTGCTTAAGCAAGCATGTAAAGAGGGACAATGGATTGGTCAACTAGGATTGTCACTGAAAAATGGTGAGTTTGTGGAGTTTCAAACGACTGTCATCCCGTTCGATATACCGGGACAAAGCAATAGACAAATTTTATTGATTGTACATGATGTGTCTAAAGTTAGTGAAGTAGAGAAGTGGCGAAATTTAGCTTGTCTTCACGATTTGTCTCTTTTGCCTAATAGAAGATCATTTCAGTTAGAGAGCGAGTCCATCTTGCAGAGAGCTGAACAACTTCATATGAAAGTCGCCGTACTGTATATAGATATTGATAGTTTTAAGTGTATTAACGATACGTTTGGACATAGGGCAGGTAACGAGGTGCTACAAGAGCTGGGGCGCCGTTTTAAAACAAGCTGTTCTACAAATCGTTATATATTTCATTTCAGTGGGGATGAGTTTGTGATCTTAACGCTTTTTGAGGATACGTATGAAGAGGAAGTAAAAACCATATTGTCGCTATGCAGAGCACCTTTTTCAATAAAAGATCAAATGCTAGTCATCGATGTAAGTGTAGGGGTTAGTGTGTATCCAGAGCAAGGTAACGATATAAATCAGTTGTTGCATTACGCAGATACGGAAATGTATGCAGCCAAACAATCAATGAGAGCGAATTTGGATTGTTATGAATCTGAACGGAACCTATTGCAAATAGAAATAGAAGAAGCAAGTAAGTTTTAA
- a CDS encoding response regulator, translating to MIRAILVDDEPLAAQLLERKLSAFENITVVKIYSNPMHVVEDLQHVSYNVAFLDIEMPGINGLDLAELILNATSNVHIVFITAYREYAVQAFELNSIDYLVKPLTDDRLEKTIERVQQQLISVPQMQKKKDYVLRIQCFSDFNVMFGQEPVKWTTAKVKELFALLLTHHQTYINRDLLIETLWPDTEYAKAKIQLHTSLSRLRKTLETLGYDDAITFANSSYCLELTDFRFDLISIKQLYEEYPTVQDDTIEQFQQIIELYQGDYLESEGYKWSHTYATKIRLQVIELLERMILYYEQLHDYTNTQVCLEQLLQLDPYSEQILQKLLRHYIKIDRRTEAIRAYQQFKDQLDIELGISPSQSTIELYSQVLCVE from the coding sequence TTGATTCGAGCGATTTTAGTAGATGATGAGCCACTGGCAGCGCAATTACTTGAGCGTAAACTATCGGCATTTGAAAATATTACAGTTGTAAAAATATATTCCAATCCCATGCACGTAGTAGAAGACTTACAACATGTATCATATAATGTTGCTTTCCTAGATATCGAAATGCCAGGAATAAACGGTTTGGATTTAGCTGAACTAATTTTGAACGCCACTTCTAATGTGCATATTGTTTTTATTACCGCCTATCGCGAGTATGCTGTGCAAGCTTTCGAGTTGAATTCTATTGATTATCTTGTGAAACCATTAACAGATGATCGATTAGAGAAAACAATAGAACGGGTTCAGCAACAACTGATATCAGTTCCACAAATGCAAAAGAAAAAAGATTATGTGTTACGTATTCAATGCTTCAGTGATTTCAACGTCATGTTTGGACAAGAACCTGTAAAGTGGACAACAGCAAAAGTAAAAGAATTATTTGCACTCCTTCTCACACATCATCAAACATATATCAATCGAGACCTACTCATTGAAACGCTTTGGCCTGATACTGAGTACGCGAAAGCAAAAATACAATTACACACTAGTCTTTCTCGCTTACGGAAGACTCTTGAAACGCTGGGGTATGATGACGCTATTACATTCGCAAACTCCAGTTATTGTTTGGAACTTACTGACTTTCGATTCGATTTGATTTCTATCAAGCAATTGTATGAAGAATATCCTACTGTACAAGACGACACAATAGAGCAATTCCAACAAATAATTGAGCTCTATCAAGGAGACTATTTAGAATCAGAAGGATACAAATGGTCTCATACGTACGCAACGAAGATTCGTTTACAAGTAATTGAACTTTTGGAGCGAATGATTTTGTACTATGAACAATTGCACGATTACACAAATACACAGGTTTGCTTGGAGCAACTACTACAGCTCGATCCATACTCCGAACAAATTCTACAAAAACTATTAAGGCATTATATAAAAATAGATCGGCGCACAGAAGCTATTAGAGCATATCAACAGTTTAAAGACCAATTGGATATAGAACTTGGTATTTCACCCAGCCAATCTACTATTGAATTATACAGCCAAGTATTATGCGTTGAGTAA
- the cls gene encoding cardiolipin synthase produces the protein MELGQIVTLIVTIVTILNVLLLASVLFIERRDVGKTWAWIMVLVFLPIVGFFIYLFLGRNLKQKNFYKLSTAERKIAKSYVERQLSPENKDRLENTPLLKKHDELIRMNLKSSHALLSNDNEIEIFSDGHKKFDALLQDIHAATKEINIQYYIIQSDALGTRLRDALIEKAKEGVKVRVLYDEVGSKKTSPKFYNELRAAGGEVEVFFPSFFRLINFRVNNRNHRKLCIIDGSIGYIGGFNVGDEYLGLDKKFGYWRDTHFRITGEAVNHIQGKFILDWHQAGTQESWNWEDYSFETEPQPGKSPIQIVSSGPNSQTEHLKNMYIKMILSAQKSVCIQTPYFIPDTSFMDACKIALLSGIDVRIMIPCKPDHPFVYWATWSYVGNLLDYGAKILLYENGFLHAKTIVVDEEIASVGTMNIDSRSFRLNFEVNAIVYDEKIAKELYTLFEQDVKHSSELTPERYSERSLWIKFKEGISRLLSPVL, from the coding sequence ATGGAGCTTGGACAAATAGTCACGCTAATCGTAACGATTGTCACCATCCTAAACGTTCTTCTATTAGCCAGTGTGCTGTTTATTGAGCGAAGGGATGTCGGTAAAACATGGGCCTGGATTATGGTACTAGTGTTTCTGCCGATTGTTGGATTTTTTATCTATCTATTTCTTGGACGTAATCTCAAACAGAAAAACTTTTATAAATTATCAACTGCAGAAAGAAAAATAGCCAAATCCTATGTAGAACGACAATTATCGCCGGAAAATAAAGACCGTTTAGAGAATACTCCTTTATTAAAAAAACATGATGAACTCATTCGGATGAATTTGAAATCTTCTCACGCGTTATTGTCTAATGACAATGAAATTGAAATCTTTAGCGACGGACATAAAAAATTTGATGCGTTATTACAAGATATTCATGCAGCTACGAAAGAAATCAATATCCAGTATTATATTATTCAATCGGATGCACTTGGTACGAGACTGCGTGATGCACTAATTGAGAAAGCAAAAGAAGGAGTAAAAGTTCGTGTATTGTACGATGAAGTCGGTTCTAAAAAGACCTCTCCGAAGTTTTATAATGAGTTGCGTGCAGCAGGCGGAGAAGTAGAAGTCTTCTTTCCTTCATTTTTCCGATTGATAAATTTCCGGGTGAATAATAGAAATCATCGGAAGTTATGCATCATCGACGGGTCGATTGGCTATATTGGAGGATTCAACGTTGGAGATGAGTATCTTGGTTTGGATAAAAAGTTTGGATATTGGCGAGATACGCATTTTAGAATTACAGGTGAAGCTGTTAATCATATTCAAGGAAAGTTCATTTTAGATTGGCATCAGGCAGGGACGCAAGAGTCTTGGAATTGGGAAGATTATTCATTTGAGACAGAGCCACAGCCAGGTAAAAGTCCCATTCAGATTGTATCGAGCGGACCCAATTCTCAAACAGAACACTTGAAGAATATGTATATAAAGATGATATTATCAGCTCAAAAAAGTGTCTGTATTCAAACGCCTTATTTTATTCCAGATACTAGTTTTATGGATGCATGTAAAATAGCGTTATTGTCTGGTATCGATGTGCGCATTATGATTCCATGCAAGCCAGATCATCCGTTTGTCTATTGGGCTACTTGGTCGTATGTCGGAAATTTACTGGACTATGGCGCGAAAATATTGCTGTATGAGAATGGATTCTTGCATGCGAAAACGATCGTTGTAGATGAAGAAATTGCGTCAGTCGGAACGATGAACATTGACTCACGTAGCTTCCGTTTGAATTTTGAAGTCAATGCGATTGTTTATGACGAGAAGATTGCAAAAGAGCTCTATACTTTGTTTGAGCAAGACGTAAAGCACAGTTCGGAGTTGACACCGGAGCGCTATTCAGAACGTTCATTGTGGATCAAGTTCAAAGAAGGCATTTCACGTCTGCTGTCACCTGTTTTATAA
- a CDS encoding type IA DNA topoisomerase produces MKPVILAEKPSQAKAYADAFTTRKHDGYTEIQPCEIFPEGAYITWGVGHLVELKEPHAYNSSWKRWSLGSLPILPERYEFQVSQGKFKQFQIVKRLIKGTDRVINACDVDREGSNIFYSIYYMTGARNQLIQRLWINSLEADEVRKGFENLRDNKKDLQLYEEAKARQISDWLVGMNGSRMYTLLLQAKGIQEVFPIGRVQSPTVYLIYQRQREIETFVSEPFFEAEAIFTAANGTYKGKAKLKEPKRELIAEALNSRNITKRTPGTITSITHTDKRTPPPQLHSLSTLQATANRRWKASPATVLKTMQTLYEKKLVSYPRTDTRHITPSEFNYLVANIESYQKLIEQPFEVASRTPKKRYVDSSKVQEHYAIIPTKKIPTAAAIAKLDSLERNLYEEVVRTALAMFHRDYLYTETKVTTDVNGLPFFTTGKTERDKGWKELFAAPKIAKDTEESALPPLEHNETVQSEIGIKEGATQPPKPYTEGQLIAMMKTCGKLVEDQSETDILKEVEGLGTEATRSSIIETIKKHGYISVTKNIVSITDKGRVLCLAIEGSLLASPSMTAKWETYLKKIGNGEGTGQHFLGSVAKFIEKLLEDVPVQLEQQTIDIVLPPSQSSRKKSYSRTEVAPCPRCKTGNIIAHKNFYGCSSYKSGCKQTFPGTFLKKSLTVPQVRLLCTKGKTNTIKGFTSADGKKFDAALEYKEGKLELVFV; encoded by the coding sequence ATGAAACCGGTGATCCTAGCCGAGAAACCGAGCCAAGCCAAAGCCTATGCCGATGCATTCACTACACGAAAGCATGATGGCTATACCGAAATCCAGCCATGCGAGATCTTTCCTGAAGGTGCGTATATTACGTGGGGTGTCGGGCACTTAGTCGAACTGAAAGAACCCCATGCGTACAATTCTTCTTGGAAACGTTGGTCGCTTGGCAGTTTACCTATTTTACCGGAGCGCTATGAATTTCAAGTATCGCAAGGGAAGTTTAAACAGTTTCAAATCGTCAAGAGACTTATAAAAGGGACCGATCGAGTCATTAATGCGTGTGACGTGGATCGCGAAGGTTCGAATATTTTCTATTCTATCTACTACATGACCGGTGCGCGTAATCAGTTAATTCAGCGACTTTGGATTAATTCACTCGAAGCCGATGAAGTACGTAAAGGCTTTGAGAATTTACGGGATAATAAGAAAGATTTACAGTTATATGAGGAAGCGAAAGCCCGTCAAATTAGTGACTGGCTCGTTGGAATGAATGGTTCGCGGATGTATACCCTGTTATTGCAGGCAAAGGGAATTCAGGAAGTGTTTCCTATTGGGCGTGTGCAATCGCCAACAGTGTATTTAATTTATCAGCGCCAACGCGAAATTGAGACGTTTGTTTCTGAACCGTTTTTTGAGGCCGAAGCTATTTTTACTGCGGCGAATGGAACGTATAAAGGGAAAGCTAAGTTAAAAGAACCAAAGCGAGAATTGATTGCGGAAGCACTAAACAGCCGCAATATTACAAAGCGAACACCTGGTACAATCACGTCTATTACACATACCGACAAACGTACACCACCGCCACAGTTGCATTCTCTTTCCACTTTGCAAGCAACTGCCAACAGACGCTGGAAAGCAAGCCCAGCGACCGTGCTAAAGACTATGCAGACACTTTATGAGAAGAAGCTCGTATCCTATCCACGTACCGACACGCGGCATATTACACCGAGCGAGTTCAACTATTTGGTAGCTAACATCGAAAGCTATCAAAAACTGATCGAGCAACCTTTTGAAGTCGCTTCACGCACACCAAAAAAGCGTTATGTAGACAGTTCAAAAGTGCAAGAACATTATGCAATCATTCCGACGAAAAAGATTCCTACTGCGGCTGCGATAGCAAAATTAGATTCGCTCGAACGGAATTTATATGAAGAAGTCGTACGCACCGCACTTGCTATGTTCCACCGGGATTATTTATATACCGAAACAAAAGTAACAACTGATGTGAATGGACTGCCCTTCTTCACGACGGGTAAAACAGAGCGTGATAAAGGATGGAAGGAACTTTTCGCTGCACCGAAGATAGCCAAGGACACAGAAGAATCCGCCTTGCCGCCACTTGAGCACAACGAGACGGTACAAAGTGAAATTGGTATTAAAGAAGGAGCGACGCAACCGCCAAAACCTTACACAGAAGGGCAACTCATTGCGATGATGAAAACTTGCGGAAAGCTCGTGGAAGATCAAAGTGAAACCGATATACTAAAGGAAGTGGAAGGACTCGGAACGGAAGCCACGCGAAGTAGCATCATTGAAACAATTAAAAAACACGGCTATATTTCCGTAACGAAAAACATCGTTTCCATCACAGACAAAGGACGTGTGTTATGCCTAGCCATTGAAGGCAGTTTGCTTGCCAGTCCATCGATGACAGCGAAGTGGGAAACGTATTTAAAGAAAATTGGGAATGGCGAAGGAACAGGTCAACATTTTTTAGGCAGTGTGGCAAAATTCATTGAGAAATTACTAGAAGATGTACCCGTACAACTGGAGCAACAAACGATCGATATCGTGCTGCCACCTTCGCAATCGTCACGTAAAAAATCTTATTCTCGAACCGAAGTCGCCCCCTGCCCGCGTTGTAAAACTGGCAATATTATTGCTCATAAAAACTTCTACGGATGCAGTAGCTATAAATCCGGCTGTAAACAGACATTTCCGGGAACGTTCTTGAAAAAGTCACTTACCGTGCCACAAGTAAGACTATTATGCACGAAAGGGAAAACGAACACGATCAAAGGCTTCACTTCAGCCGACGGTAAGAAGTTCGATGCGGCACTTGAGTATAAAGAAGGCAAGCTGGAGCTGGTCTTCGTCTAA
- a CDS encoding ImmA/IrrE family metallo-endopeptidase — MFIGKSLTNIRVMNELSRGQLAKKVGVTEQAIWQYENGYTSPKLDVVNQLKTIFHVKASYFYREDLLSRSNMENIKVQHIAYRSETVNSLSKTQSELLHIRFLDEFLKRIESKISYPASLLLKMRDEAYAYVQQNPDVNRENQIHFIANLARQTMGLPENSNQNFLFLLEKAGVFIFEKKIGETIDAYSLWTEDDRPYIMLGTIKKSAARRNFDLAHELGHLLLHYKVEFSMQDKSSYRMLEDEANSFASAFLMPEEFQKDCTDIVKVSNPDAYLELKEKWEVSLQAIAMKVHKLGLMEYQQYRYFFMSINKKGYKKIEPLDDKILVNRPTKVKSVLQLVFEKGLITLSDLLDELKVDQEFLTQLTGIEKEFFFKYLQKERKSFTMSELVIK; from the coding sequence TTGTTTATCGGGAAGAGTTTAACCAATATCCGTGTAATGAATGAATTGAGCAGGGGGCAGTTGGCTAAGAAAGTTGGAGTGACTGAACAAGCAATTTGGCAGTACGAGAATGGCTATACATCTCCAAAGTTAGATGTCGTAAATCAATTAAAGACGATTTTTCATGTGAAAGCTTCTTATTTTTATAGGGAAGACTTATTGAGCAGAAGTAACATGGAGAATATAAAAGTGCAGCATATTGCCTATCGCTCTGAGACCGTCAATTCATTGAGTAAAACACAAAGTGAATTGCTGCATATTCGTTTTTTAGATGAATTTTTAAAAAGAATTGAGTCTAAAATTAGCTATCCAGCAAGCTTGTTGCTAAAGATGCGTGATGAAGCGTATGCGTATGTGCAACAAAATCCTGACGTGAATCGTGAAAACCAAATCCACTTTATCGCAAACTTGGCGCGCCAAACGATGGGTCTACCTGAGAATTCAAATCAAAACTTTCTTTTCTTATTAGAAAAAGCAGGAGTCTTCATTTTTGAAAAGAAAATTGGAGAAACGATTGATGCTTACAGTCTTTGGACGGAAGATGATCGACCGTATATTATGTTAGGAACCATAAAAAAGTCTGCTGCCAGAAGAAATTTTGATTTGGCGCATGAGCTAGGCCATCTGTTACTGCACTATAAAGTTGAATTCAGTATGCAAGATAAAAGTTCTTATAGGATGTTAGAAGACGAGGCGAATAGCTTTGCTTCTGCATTCCTGATGCCAGAGGAGTTTCAGAAAGATTGTACAGATATAGTGAAAGTCTCTAACCCCGATGCTTATCTTGAGCTAAAAGAGAAATGGGAAGTCTCTTTGCAAGCCATCGCGATGAAAGTACACAAATTGGGGTTAATGGAATACCAGCAGTACCGTTATTTCTTTATGTCCATTAATAAAAAAGGATATAAAAAAATAGAACCTTTGGATGATAAAATTCTAGTTAATCGTCCAACAAAAGTGAAAAGCGTATTACAATTAGTATTTGAAAAAGGACTGATTACACTATCGGACTTGTTGGATGAATTAAAAGTGGATCAAGAATTTTTGACACAGCTGACGGGGATAGAGAAAGAATTCTTTTTCAAGTATCTCCAGAAAGAGCGTAAGAGTTTTACGATGAGTGAGCTGGTTATTAAATGA
- a CDS encoding CPBP family intramembrane glutamic endopeptidase, protein MYSFLQTVFSEELFFRGFLTKSFAHKFGFQLGNTIQGLLFGFVHGILFTSIVEPLGIIVIMFITTVAGYLLGWINEKQSNGSILSSWFIHGFVNMLVSTI, encoded by the coding sequence ATATATTCCTTTTTACAAACAGTATTTTCGGAAGAACTATTTTTCAGAGGGTTTTTAACAAAAAGTTTTGCGCATAAGTTTGGCTTTCAATTAGGAAACACTATACAGGGGCTTTTGTTCGGATTCGTTCATGGTATATTATTTACATCTATTGTAGAGCCATTAGGTATAATAGTTATTATGTTCATTACTACTGTAGCTGGTTATTTATTAGGTTGGATCAATGAAAAGCAATCCAACGGCTCGATATTGTCAAGTTGGTTCATTCATGGCTTTGTTAATATGTTAGTATCAACAATTTAA
- a CDS encoding ATP-binding protein → MATFTKKWRRGLMIVVVLLFALLLTGFRLQWIKTFNETGENPIIERGVLDLREWDFSDKNVISLNGEWGFFPYEHITTASLASDGVAERYIHTPGDWSEVLNPENQSPYGYGSYHLRILVTPDQDQTYGIQVPSVRSSSALYINGLFSGRSGEVADNKEDAHALNVPYSSSSIRADEEGVIEIILQATNFEDPRSSGLVRSIKFGYEENTLADVKLSTLLQVITAIIFFVHALFACILFIIGIRNRRLLYFALMLIASSISNIMGGDEKILLQYIEMNYTGSFKLSFSLLIIFGLAMVHCVKPQIQSLFKPLLPIYTVASIGIIVVVMILPLESLDFASTVSLSYVILSAAITALALLISKKEYSGGIWLALSSVALASHIGWWAYSLNTGLKVVYYPFDLIIAVICFAGVWFKQYHQMHLDTNQFAEELQRADKVKDEFLANTSHELRNPLHSILNMSVAILEREQSALQGRSVKDLEAVISVSRRMSVMVNELLDMTHLKEGNPKLEPGPCSLQAVTVGVIDMLEYMVEGKPVQMVNKIPNDFPLIVADEKRLTQIVFNLLHNAIKFTNHGEITIQTFIQEGKAQISISDTGIGMEKEVLKNIFEPYVQGRNREDGGFGLGLNISQKLVMLHGSILQVHSVLDEGSTFSFQIPLAHSEAISNMHSQIQSSMEFSDESDMKKTHLEESIVEEHVAVDLERPRILVVDDDPINLQVIDTILAAEKYNVKTVLNGIEALILLDKKEWDLVISDVMMPHMSGYDLTKQIRERFSIMELPILLLTARSQPKDIENGFLAGANDYVQKPIDALEFKSRVRALTNVKQSMQEKLQIEAAWLQAQIRPHFLFNALNTIMALSEIDLERMQKVLGAFSQLLRGKFKFTNLNELVPLEDELELIQAYLLIEKERFVDRLHVIWEKDEDLAVVIPSLTIQPLVENAIHHGIMKRPEGGRLTIRISQVDTHIEISVEDDGVGMEKSEVAGILKKTASRNTGIGLLNTDLRLIRQFGHGLKIESVKDVGTKVSFIVPRNMK, encoded by the coding sequence TTGGCGACATTCACAAAAAAGTGGCGTAGAGGATTAATGATTGTTGTTGTCCTTTTATTTGCGTTATTACTAACAGGTTTTCGATTACAGTGGATTAAAACATTTAACGAAACGGGAGAAAATCCAATTATTGAGCGTGGGGTGCTTGATTTACGTGAGTGGGATTTTTCGGATAAAAATGTAATATCATTGAATGGTGAGTGGGGATTTTTCCCTTATGAACATATAACAACCGCATCATTGGCCAGCGATGGCGTGGCAGAGCGTTATATACATACACCGGGAGATTGGTCGGAAGTGTTGAATCCAGAAAATCAAAGTCCATATGGATACGGCTCCTATCACCTACGAATTTTAGTTACTCCCGATCAAGATCAAACTTATGGGATACAGGTTCCAAGTGTCCGTAGCTCCTCCGCCTTGTATATTAATGGGTTATTTTCGGGGAGATCGGGAGAAGTTGCGGACAACAAAGAAGATGCTCATGCATTAAATGTTCCCTATTCATCGTCTTCTATTCGGGCAGATGAAGAGGGAGTTATCGAGATTATTTTACAAGCAACAAACTTCGAGGATCCACGTTCAAGTGGGCTCGTTCGTTCGATTAAATTTGGTTACGAGGAGAATACTTTAGCAGATGTAAAACTATCGACTCTGCTACAAGTGATTACCGCAATTATTTTTTTCGTTCATGCTTTATTTGCTTGTATATTATTTATAATAGGCATTCGAAATCGTCGCCTTCTTTACTTCGCATTAATGTTAATCGCAAGTTCAATCTCAAATATTATGGGCGGCGACGAAAAGATATTATTACAATATATCGAGATGAATTACACAGGTTCATTTAAACTGTCATTTTCTCTTTTAATTATTTTTGGTTTGGCGATGGTCCATTGTGTAAAGCCGCAAATTCAATCATTATTCAAACCACTTTTACCGATCTACACGGTCGCTAGTATAGGCATTATTGTAGTTGTGATGATTTTACCGCTAGAATCGCTGGATTTTGCTTCGACAGTTAGTTTGTCGTATGTGATTTTATCAGCGGCTATTACCGCATTGGCTCTACTAATTTCGAAGAAAGAATATAGCGGTGGGATTTGGTTAGCGCTGTCAAGTGTGGCTTTAGCGAGTCATATCGGTTGGTGGGCATATTCATTGAATACAGGTTTAAAAGTAGTTTATTACCCATTCGATCTAATTATTGCTGTTATTTGTTTCGCAGGTGTTTGGTTTAAGCAATACCATCAGATGCATCTTGATACGAATCAGTTTGCGGAAGAACTTCAACGGGCAGATAAAGTAAAAGATGAATTTTTGGCAAATACGTCCCATGAATTAAGAAATCCGTTACATAGTATTTTAAATATGTCCGTAGCAATTCTTGAAAGGGAACAGTCCGCATTACAAGGAAGAAGTGTTAAAGATTTAGAGGCAGTTATATCGGTCAGCCGCCGAATGTCAGTAATGGTTAATGAATTGCTTGATATGACTCATTTAAAAGAAGGAAATCCGAAACTGGAGCCTGGGCCTTGTTCACTTCAAGCAGTTACTGTAGGTGTCATTGATATGCTGGAGTATATGGTAGAGGGAAAACCAGTTCAAATGGTTAATAAAATTCCGAATGATTTCCCATTAATTGTCGCTGATGAAAAGCGGCTCACTCAGATTGTTTTTAACTTGCTCCACAATGCTATTAAATTTACAAATCATGGTGAGATTACAATCCAAACATTTATTCAAGAGGGGAAAGCACAAATATCAATTTCTGATACGGGTATTGGGATGGAAAAAGAGGTTCTTAAGAATATTTTTGAACCCTATGTACAGGGACGCAACAGAGAAGATGGCGGATTTGGTTTAGGCTTAAATATTAGCCAAAAGCTAGTGATGCTCCATGGAAGTATATTACAAGTTCATTCTGTTTTGGATGAAGGATCAACGTTTAGTTTCCAAATTCCTTTAGCTCATTCTGAAGCAATTAGTAACATGCATTCACAAATACAATCTTCGATGGAATTTAGTGATGAAAGTGACATGAAGAAAACGCATCTCGAAGAATCAATCGTTGAAGAACATGTAGCAGTTGATTTAGAGCGGCCACGCATACTTGTTGTCGACGATGATCCAATTAATTTGCAAGTCATTGATACGATACTTGCGGCTGAAAAATATAATGTGAAAACAGTTTTAAATGGTATCGAAGCGCTTATCTTACTAGACAAAAAAGAATGGGATTTGGTTATTTCAGATGTAATGATGCCACACATGTCGGGGTATGATTTAACGAAGCAAATTCGAGAGCGTTTTTCAATAATGGAACTTCCAATTTTGTTATTAACGGCAAGAAGCCAGCCCAAAGATATTGAAAATGGATTTTTAGCAGGCGCAAATGATTATGTTCAGAAGCCCATAGATGCATTGGAATTCAAGTCGAGAGTCCGAGCGTTAACGAACGTTAAACAATCAATGCAGGAAAAACTACAAATCGAAGCGGCTTGGCTTCAAGCACAAATTCGACCGCACTTCTTATTTAACGCGTTGAATACAATTATGGCATTGAGTGAGATTGATTTGGAAAGAATGCAAAAGGTTTTAGGTGCGTTTAGTCAGTTACTACGCGGGAAATTTAAGTTTACTAATTTGAATGAACTTGTGCCACTTGAAGATGAATTGGAACTAATCCAGGCTTATTTACTGATCGAAAAAGAGAGATTTGTAGATCGATTGCACGTTATATGGGAGAAAGATGAAGATTTAGCAGTCGTTATTCCTTCACTAACGATTCAGCCACTTGTCGAAAACGCCATTCATCATGGCATTATGAAGCGCCCAGAAGGTGGGCGGCTAACGATACGAATTTCACAAGTTGATACGCATATTGAAATTTCCGTGGAAGATGATGGAGTAGGCATGGAGAAATCGGAGGTAGCGGGAATATTAAAGAAAACTGCTAGCCGTAATACGGGCATTGGTTTGTTGAACACAGATCTCCGTTTAATACGTCAATTTGGTCACGGGTTAAAAATTGAAAGTGTCAAAGACGTGGGGACGAAGGTATCGTTTATTGTTCCTCGTAACATGAAATGA